GACGGTCCGACTGTCAGCCGGATGGTTCCGCCGACGGGGTAGTCCGTCTCCTGACGGATCGTCACGGAACCCGACGGCGTTGGGATCGTGAACGTCCCGGGCCCGTAGTAGTTGACGACGACGCCATCCGACGCGTTCATGACCGCCCATTCGCTGAGAGCGCCGATGCCGCGCGGGGCGTTCACGGAGCAGCAGTTGAGCTCCGGGGAACCGGGCCGCGCCTGGAAGACGATCTCGTGCGCGTTCGCCTTGCGGTCGCCGTCCATCGGCGTGTTGTAGGTCCACCAGCGCCCCGACGGATGCTGCGCGCCGAGGATGCCGTTGAGCGTCGAGAGCTCCAGCTCGTCGGCGATCCGCGAGTCGCCTGTCAATCGGAGCATGTCGATCGTCAGGGCGATCCAGGCGACTGTGCAGCAGGTCTCGATGGCTCCCTGGTGGTAGGGGTTCCCTTGGCACGCCTCGCCGGACGTGAAGCCGCCCGTGTTGTGACGGTCGCCCTTGAGCATCTCCCACCAGATATGGCGGAACGCGTCGTGGTAGAGGGAATCGCCCGTGATGAAGCCCAGTTCCGCGATGCCCTGGATGCAGTGGAGCCCTTCCCAGCGGCGGGCGCGGAAGTCCTGGATCTCCTTGCGTTCCAGCGCGTCCTCGATGTAGCCGCAGCTATCGGGCTCGCTCTGCTCGTGGATGACCCACTGGGCGAGCTCCAGATAGGTCGGCTCCGCCGTCGCCTCGTAGAGCAGGCACGCGCCGTGCAGGATCGCCAGGTTCTGCTCCGGCGATTTCATCCGCGCGCCGCCCTCCACGAAGGTGCGATGGAGCAGGTCGCCCGCCTTTCGCACGGCGGTCAACGCGGCTTCGGAGCCGGTGTCGTCGCGGTACATCAGCAGGGCGAGCATCCAGTGGTAATGCCCCCATACGTCCCACTGATCCGACGTGAGGCGCGTTTCGGACGGGAAGGGGCCCAGATAGCCGTCGGGCTGCTGCGCGTCGATTAGGTCGGCGACGACGCGGGCGATGAGCGCCTTGAGCCGGCCATCCCGCGTGAGCCTCCACGCCTGGATCGCCGAGATGAGGTACTTCCCGACGAACTCGCCCGACCACGGCAGCAGGTCGCGGCGGGGGTTCCGCTCCTGGTCGCGGAACATCTGGAGCATCGCCGGGTTCGCCCGGGGAGCCGAGAGGAGCCAGCTCTCCACGTTGGCGGACAGCCGCTCGCCGACGAACCCGCCCAGCGCGAAGGTCGCGCCGTGCGGCTTCTCAAACGCTGGGGCGGCGGCGAGCTGGGCAGCTCGATACAACGGATTGGTCATGGTAGTGGGCAAAGTGGTCTCTGAATCCAGCATGAAGAGCTCACGTTGGTGCGTCCGTCGAGAACAGGGATAACTGCCGATCCGGCTGAATCGTCTGCCTCTGTAGTACCTTCGCGGACCCGTCCGGAACAACTATGAATAGATGTTCCGTATTGCGTACGTGGCTAACCTTCCCAACTTTCCTCCCCTGCGGGTCATAGATGCCAATCTGCGCACCCACGTATCTCTTGTAGTCATGGTCAAGCACCATTACGCTACCACGACGGCTGAGGAGCCCACTGACCTCCTCTCGAGAAATGAACGCTTCGTTACTGAAAGAGACGATTAGTACTGGCGCCTGTATCTGTGATATCAGCCGGGCGAAGGAGGCGTGAAACTTGCGGCGGGAGTTGAAATCGCTGCGGCGCAATCGACAGTCAAGGCGTTTGCACGCTACTCCGTAGACCTCCGGTTCATCCCAAAGAACGAGCGTTTCCCAGATATGGTAGTTCGCAAGATATGAGTGCTGGTTATAGGGAGGATCGACGTAGGCGATGTCGCCCTCCAAGACGCAGGCTGCATCCAGAGCATCCATTCTATGGGCTTCGCCTTTGCCATTCCGTGCCCTCGGACGCACGTCGGGCATGCGCAACACCAGATCGTTGTGCGCTCGTGGCGCCCACTCTTTGAGGTACGCCATCTGTAGGCCTGTCGTCGAGTCAACGCGGTCGGCAGCTTCCATCAGTGACACGAGCAGCACTGCCTCCAAGTCCTTCTCTAGACCCTTGGCGCGGATGGAATCGCGTATCGCGTCGATGCGCTCACCGTTCTTTGGATGAAAGAACCGCGAACGTCTGCAGAAGGTCTCCGTGAAATAGCCGGGCTTCCCAGGTAGACGGTTGAATTCAGCGATGAGGCGAGTTGCCTCACGTTCTACGTCACCGCGGTCCGCTTCTATGTAGCATTGTGCGAGGACATGAGCATACGCATTGTGATCGTTCGCTACGACGCGATATCCGTGCTTCTTTAGCGCATGCCCTACCCTGGACGTTCCCGAGAACAGATCAACCACGGTGCTTGCGTTGGCGATCGCCTGCACGGCACATACGATGGAGTCAACAAGCACACGCTTGGATCCGATGTATTTGATCACGCGCTTCCACCTGTCACGGTCTAGCAGGATCGACTATGGCCGGATAGAAGCCATCCCAACAAGCCATCCGCGATAGTAAGATACTCTGGTGCCGTGTAGGCGGTTTCCATGGTGAACCATGAGAAGTTAGCGAGTCGATCAGCCTGGACGTGGAAGCTGACATGGTACTTGTTGCGATGCCTCGAAATCCTCCATGTGCCGCGCGACGGACGCAAGTGCGCTCCTCGATGTCGAGCGTGCCACGCTAAGGTCCTCCTACGTGTCGTAGTGCAGGTAGACGGTCTTGATCTGCGTGAAGAAGTCGACGGCGACCTTGCCCTGCTCGCGGGTTCCCGTGCTGGAGCTCTTGTACCCGCCGAAGGGAACCTGGACCTCCGCGCCCGCCGTCTGAGCGTTCACGTGGACGAGTCCCGCTTGGATCCCGTGGACGAACTCAAACGTCCGGCGCAGATCGCGCGTGCAGATGCCCGCCGAGAGTCCGTAGGCGACGTCGTTGGCGATCTCCAGCGCCTCGGAGAGCGAATCGACCGCGATGATCCCGACGACGGGCCCGAAGATCTCCTCCTGGGCGATCCGCATGGACGGCTTCATATCGCCGAACACCGTCGGGGCGACGTACCAGCCGCGATCGTAACCGCCGCCCGTCAGGCGTCTGCCGCCGGCGAGGAGCTTCGCGCCTTCCGCCTTCCCGATCTCGATGTAGCTCAGGATGCTCTTCAACTGGTTCTCATCGACGACGGGGCAGACCTGGACGCCCTCGCGCAAGCCGTTCCCGACGCGTAGGGCGTTCGCCTTGGCGACGATCCGCTCCGTGAGGGCTTCGACGATGGGTCTTTCGGCGATGACGCGGCTGGTCGCCGTGCACTTCTGTCCCGCCGAGAACATCGCCCCGGCGATCGCCAGGTCGGCGGCTTTGTCGAGATCGGCGTCATTGAGGACGATGAAGGGGTTCTTGCCGCCCATCTCGCACTGGCACTTGGCGGCGCGGCGTGTCACCGTGTCGTAGAGCCGCGTCCCGACGCTGTTGGAGCCGGTGAAGGACACCGCCTTGATGGCGGGATTCGTCGCGATCTCCTCGCCGACGGCGCTTCCGGGTCCCGTGACCATGTTCAGGACGCCCGGCGGCAGACCCGCCTCCTCGAGAACGCGGACGATGTGCCACGACGTGATGGGCGCGAGGCTCGCGGGCTTCAAGACGACCGTGTTGCCGGAGATGAGCGCCGGAAGGAGCTTCCACGTGGGAACCGCGATGGGGAAGTTCCAGGGCGTGATGAGTCCGACAACGCCGAGAGGTTCCCGCAGGGTGTAGAGGAACGTGTCGGGCTGACCCGACGGGAAGGTCTCGCCGCAGAGCCGCCGCGCCTCGCCACCGAAGAACTCCATCAGCTCGACGGCGCGGAGCGTCTCTCCCTTCGCCTCGGGGAGCGTCTTGCCCTCCTCGCGCGTCAGGTCGCGGGCGACCTCGTCGGCGCGCGCTTCGAGGATTTGGGCGGCTTTGAACAGAATCTTGCCGCGCTTGGGCGCTTCGAGGGCGCGCCAGGCGGGGTAGGCGTCTTGGGCGGCTTGGATCGCGGCGCGGGCATCATCTCGGTTCGAGTTGGGATGGATGCCGACGATCTCGGACGTGTCCGCCGGGTTGATGTTCTCGAAGGTCTCGCCGCTCTGGGCGGGAACCCACTTCCCGCCGATGAAGTTCTGGTAGGTGGTGGGCATGCATGTCTCCTAGCTCGCCATCGTCGTTTCCGGAGGGGCGAGGCGGGATGGAACCCGGGCGCTAGGTGTCGTTCCCGTGATAGGGACGCGCGCCTCGCACCAGCACGCGCTTCGGGTTGTCGTACCCGGCGAGCTCGTCGGCGCTATGATATCCCAGCGTCAGGCTCATGCGCGTTCTGCCTCGTACGCTCAGAACCCATCGTATGGGTCAGGGACGCGCGTTCTGCCTCGCTGGGATCGCCTGTGGAACCGCTGCTGTCCTGTCAACATACGCGAACGACTGAGGGGGTGGCATGCGAAACCTCTCGAGCGGAGGGAACGGCTGAGAATACCGCCGGACCTCGCCGATCTGGATTGCATGGCCCTGCTGCTTACCCTCGAAGTACCGAAAGAAGGTCTGCTCGTCCAGGCCGGCGGACCATCGAGTCCGCTTCCAAAGTTCGCCGATCGGCTCTGTGACGATCCGCTCAACGTCGAACTCAGCGACGACACGCGAGTGAGGGGCTGTTGCATACACCATGACGATATCGACCGGCCGCGCGAAGATAACGCGGCGGAACTCGTAGCGCTTGTCGCCACGCAGAATCGCGTCTACATAGTTGGGTCTAATCGACAATAAGGCGCGAGTCAGTGTTCGATAGCCCGATAATGGTCTTGAACTGCTCAGGGCTGATCCTCTCGAAGCCTCGTGGTGCGGATTGGACGTCAGCGATAACGCCACCGTCGATGAGGGCCTTCATGTTGGGCCGTTTGGGGAACGAGTAGGCATGTAGGAAGTTCACGACGAAGGGGCGGTTGGCCGACGAATACCGCCAGTGCTCCGCAAGCTCGCTATCAGAGAATACGCTGCGTTGGCGACACGCGCGGATGAACTCCACTTCGTTCGCTAGATCGGCACGCACACTCTCGACGATGCCGAGCGTCGTAACAACTGAGCGATAGACCGCATGCCCGGGTTTGTCGGACGTACGGTAGAAGACGACGACATCGCCGGAACGGAGGTCGCGGAAGTGCGAACGCGAGATGTAGACCTTACTGATTGCGTTCCGGTGGGGCTCATGCTCAACGAAATCCGCTGGCGACTCGGTTTTCAGGATCGAATCCGGCAGCAAATCCGTATGGTACTTGGGGTAGATCGGTACGAGGAAGTGCCTGGCGGATCCGCTGACGAAGGGGAACGAGAGCCGAGGCAGCATTTTGTTGGCGCGGGGCACCATGCTCCGGGTGTAGACGAGTTCCTCACCAGCGGTACTTGACTTTGTGCCATGACAGGCAAAGCCGAAGTCCTCGAGTAGCCGGACCAGTCGGTCTTGCCCTGCTGTTCGGCGGAATATGGTCACGTAGATTTCGTCCACATTCTGGCGAAGTGCATTGTCGAAAACGATCTTCAGGAAACGTTCGCCTAATCTGAGCCCGTTCAGTTCGACCTTCAGTGTCCCGATCTTCAGCCGCCGTCTGGGCGAGAAGGCTGGCGTGATGTCGTGATAGGGCTCGTGCCGATCTTCTGCCTTGACGTAGAGGAAGGCCACAACTTCTTGCTGTTGTCGGCACACGTACGCCTCGTCCTGGCTCTTGCGGCTGAACCACTGGTCGAAGCCCGGGTAGTCCTCACGGAAGCTGTCGAAGAAGCCGTTCGACACATCAACATCACCGAACAGCGCCTTCCGTACAGCGAGAACCTTGTAGTCGACAAGGTTCGGATTCTCAGTGTGTGCCTTCTCCGGAAAGGCGTCAATGGTGAAGACGCGATCGCCGACGCCAAGTCTGGCAGCCTTCCGCGCGATTCCTCGGTCCTCGGTGATGAGGACATCGACTCGCTCCTGATAGAGCTCGTTCAGAATCGTGGTATCGTAACGGTCACTGTCCGTCGAATCCAACTCTTGACTCAGGGCGTGGACTTCGGGTGCCAGCGACGGCGCAGCGCGCAGTTGCCCATAGGATGCCAGTTTCGCCGCGAAGGAGCGGCGCACCCGTTCGTCATCGTGCCGCTGGATCTCTGCGGCACTGACTGGGTGGATCCATTTCTCATAGCCCAAACGGTCGAGCCAACGGAAGAGCACACCGATATCGCCGCGGACAACCGTGCTGGCTTCGCGGTGGATGAGGATGTTAGTGTCGAGAAGAGCTTTCATTCATCCCGCTGCCATCGCCGAAGGCTACCCAGGCTCGGAGTCCTGCCTCCTCAGACAAGTTCGCTGGCAGAAGGGGCTCGTCCGCTCGGATCAAGACATGGCGTGAACCGAGCGTCCTGCGCTTCCCGCAGCCATGCCGAGAGAGACGCGGGCTCCGACGCGGCTACGTCGCGCAGCGCGTCCAGGACGGCGGCTTGGCTGTCGGCAGGCAACCGCCGGAACATCTCGATGATCTGTTGCTCCAACTCACCCATGCCGCCCTCCCAGCCGGCCGTCAGCCGTCGTTGCCGTGATAGGGACGCGCGCCTCTGACGAGCACGCGCTTCGGGTTCTCGTATCCGGCGAGCTCGTCGGCGCTATGATACCCGAGCGTGAGGCTCATGCGCGTCCCGGACGTGCGGTTCTCGCCTGCCCCATGGTAGATCATGCTGTCGATGGCGACCAGTCCGCCGGCGGGCATGGGGATCGGAACCGCCTGTTCCAGCAAGCCCGACGCCTCGACTTCGGGGTCGTTGTGCAGGCTGTTCGCCTCGCGTCCCGGCAGCAGGTGGGTTCCCGGCACG
Above is a window of Candidatus Poribacteria bacterium DNA encoding:
- a CDS encoding DNA methyltransferase, with product MIKYIGSKRVLVDSIVCAVQAIANASTVVDLFSGTSRVGHALKKHGYRVVANDHNAYAHVLAQCYIEADRGDVEREATRLIAEFNRLPGKPGYFTETFCRRSRFFHPKNGERIDAIRDSIRAKGLEKDLEAVLLVSLMEAADRVDSTTGLQMAYLKEWAPRAHNDLVLRMPDVRPRARNGKGEAHRMDALDAACVLEGDIAYVDPPYNQHSYLANYHIWETLVLWDEPEVYGVACKRLDCRLRRSDFNSRRKFHASFARLISQIQAPVLIVSFSNEAFISREEVSGLLSRRGSVMVLDHDYKRYVGAQIGIYDPQGRKVGKVSHVRNTEHLFIVVPDGSAKVLQRQTIQPDRQLSLFSTDAPT
- a CDS encoding aldehyde dehydrogenase family protein, whose product is MPTTYQNFIGGKWVPAQSGETFENINPADTSEIVGIHPNSNRDDARAAIQAAQDAYPAWRALEAPKRGKILFKAAQILEARADEVARDLTREEGKTLPEAKGETLRAVELMEFFGGEARRLCGETFPSGQPDTFLYTLREPLGVVGLITPWNFPIAVPTWKLLPALISGNTVVLKPASLAPITSWHIVRVLEEAGLPPGVLNMVTGPGSAVGEEIATNPAIKAVSFTGSNSVGTRLYDTVTRRAAKCQCEMGGKNPFIVLNDADLDKAADLAIAGAMFSAGQKCTATSRVIAERPIVEALTERIVAKANALRVGNGLREGVQVCPVVDENQLKSILSYIEIGKAEGAKLLAGGRRLTGGGYDRGWYVAPTVFGDMKPSMRIAQEEIFGPVVGIIAVDSLSEALEIANDVAYGLSAGICTRDLRRTFEFVHGIQAGLVHVNAQTAGAEVQVPFGGYKSSSTGTREQGKVAVDFFTQIKTVYLHYDT